The Kaustia mangrovi genome has a segment encoding these proteins:
- a CDS encoding malonyl-CoA decarboxylase yields the protein MNVSFFRELIEQIVDRGRNLTQLSLQGTERAGRIAELSRMLMSRRGESSGVALAQRILTTYERLDDEGKLAFFTVLAEEFAPDADAVRTAAERYLEEPSAAGLDALSRATEPPRQEFFRRLNLAPEGTSAMVAMRADLLRFLPENPEFRAVDDDLVHLFGSWFNRGFLVLRRIDWSSPANILEKIIQYEAVHQIQGWDDLKRRLDPRDRRCFAFFHPSLVDEPLIFVEVALTHEIPGSIHALLNPVEHDAGDEPTTAVFYSISNCQKGLARISFGNFLIKQVVTDLAREMPSLKTFVTLSPVPGFMRWLDRERHADEPAVLNAEEVETLARLDEPGWQEDEEAVRALKPLVSELAAHYFLKEKRPNGQPLDPVARFHLGNGARLERINWLGDTSGRGLREAAGLMVNYLYELKDIEKNHEAYAEQGKVVASGAVQKLVRSERSKRALVAADG from the coding sequence ATGAATGTGTCCTTCTTTCGCGAACTGATCGAGCAGATTGTCGACCGCGGGCGCAACCTGACGCAGCTCTCGCTGCAGGGGACGGAACGCGCCGGGCGCATCGCCGAGCTGTCCCGCATGCTGATGTCCAGGCGCGGCGAATCCTCCGGCGTGGCGCTCGCCCAGCGCATCCTCACCACCTATGAGCGCCTGGACGACGAGGGCAAGCTCGCCTTCTTCACCGTGCTCGCCGAGGAGTTCGCGCCCGACGCGGATGCGGTGCGCACGGCCGCGGAACGGTATCTGGAGGAGCCGTCGGCGGCGGGCCTGGACGCGCTGTCGCGTGCCACCGAGCCGCCGCGCCAGGAGTTCTTCCGCCGCCTCAACCTGGCGCCGGAGGGAACCTCCGCCATGGTCGCCATGCGCGCCGATCTCCTGCGCTTCCTGCCGGAGAACCCGGAATTCAGGGCCGTGGACGACGACCTGGTCCATCTCTTCGGCTCGTGGTTCAACAGGGGGTTCCTCGTGCTCAGGCGGATCGACTGGTCCTCGCCCGCCAATATCCTGGAGAAGATCATCCAGTACGAGGCGGTTCACCAGATCCAGGGCTGGGACGACCTGAAGCGCAGGCTCGACCCGCGCGACCGGCGCTGCTTCGCCTTCTTCCACCCCTCGCTCGTCGACGAGCCGCTGATCTTCGTGGAGGTCGCGCTCACCCACGAGATCCCGGGCTCGATCCATGCCCTTCTCAATCCTGTCGAGCACGATGCGGGCGACGAGCCGACGACGGCGGTCTTCTACTCCATCTCCAACTGCCAGAAGGGGCTGGCGCGGATCTCCTTCGGCAATTTCCTCATCAAGCAGGTGGTTACCGATCTCGCCCGCGAAATGCCGTCGCTGAAGACCTTCGTGACGCTCTCGCCGGTGCCCGGCTTCATGCGCTGGCTCGACCGCGAGCGCCATGCCGACGAGCCGGCCGTCCTGAACGCAGAGGAGGTGGAGACGCTGGCTCGCCTCGACGAGCCCGGCTGGCAGGAGGACGAGGAGGCCGTCCGCGCGCTGAAGCCGCTCGTGAGCGAGCTTGCGGCCCATTATTTCCTCAAGGAGAAGCGCCCGAACGGCCAGCCTCTCGACCCCGTGGCCCGGTTCCATCTCGGCAATGGCGCGCGGCTGGAGCGGATCAACTGGCTCGGCGACACCTCCGGGCGCGGCCTGCGGGAGGCGGCCGGCCTGATGGTCAACTATCTCTACGAGCTGAAGGATATCGAGAAGAACCACGAGGCCTATGCCGAGCAGGGCAAGGTCGTGGCCTCCGGCGCCGTCCAGAAGCTCGTCAGAAGCGAGCGTTCGAAACGCGCGCTGGTGGCCGCCGACGGCTAG
- a CDS encoding alpha/beta hydrolase, with protein MTIPGPEGPLEGEMILVPEARAGVVIVPGSGPVDRDGNGPMGLRSDSYKLLADGLSRAGVSTLRIDKRGFFGSAGAVADPEDVTIAAYAEDAGRWLSAFADKAGLPCVWLAGHSEGGLVALVAAAQGNEPCGLILLATPGRPLGVLMREQFRANPANAPYLEELDGLVAALERGETRDPDTVSAPLRPLFRPGLQRYMTQLFDYDPAAIASGIEMPVLILQGETDIQVRPQDARRLSEAMPQARLVLLPGVTHMLKTGVPGEPLATYTDPGLPLDPAVARTIADFVGATQGP; from the coding sequence TTGACGATTCCCGGGCCGGAGGGGCCCCTGGAAGGCGAGATGATCCTCGTGCCGGAGGCCCGTGCGGGCGTCGTCATCGTGCCGGGCTCCGGCCCTGTCGACCGGGACGGCAACGGCCCGATGGGCTTGAGGAGCGACAGCTACAAGCTGCTCGCGGACGGCCTGTCGCGGGCCGGGGTGAGCACGCTCAGGATCGACAAGCGGGGTTTTTTCGGCAGTGCCGGCGCTGTTGCCGATCCGGAGGACGTGACGATCGCCGCCTATGCGGAGGATGCCGGGCGCTGGCTCTCCGCCTTCGCCGACAAGGCCGGGTTGCCCTGCGTCTGGCTTGCCGGCCACAGCGAGGGCGGGCTCGTCGCGCTGGTGGCCGCCGCACAGGGCAACGAGCCTTGCGGCCTTATCCTGCTGGCGACGCCGGGCCGGCCGCTCGGCGTTCTCATGCGCGAGCAGTTCCGGGCCAATCCGGCCAATGCGCCCTATCTGGAGGAGCTCGACGGATTGGTCGCGGCGCTGGAGCGTGGCGAGACGCGCGATCCCGACACCGTCAGCGCGCCGCTCAGGCCGCTGTTCCGTCCGGGGCTTCAGCGCTACATGACCCAGCTTTTCGATTACGATCCGGCCGCGATAGCGAGCGGCATCGAGATGCCCGTCCTCATCCTGCAGGGCGAGACGGATATTCAGGTCCGGCCGCAGGATGCGAGGCGGCTGTCGGAGGCCATGCCGCAGGCGCGGCTGGTGCTCCTGCCGGGCGTCACCCACATGCTCAAGACGGGCGTTCCCGGCGAGCCGCTTGCCACCTACACCGATCCGGGGCTGCCGCTCGACCCCGCCGTCGCGCGCACGATTGCCGACTTCGTCGGGGCGACACAGGGGCCGTAG
- a CDS encoding pyridoxal phosphate-dependent aminotransferase, translating to MTGFALNPRAVGIEEEGAFAVLDRALALKAAGRPIINLGIGQPDFDPPGHVLEAAAKAAREGPHGYTSPVGMPALREAVAADLTGRFGVGVHADEVVIVPGGKVTIFLAAMLFGGEGAEILYPDPGFPPYREAIAFSGAKAVPYPIREDRDFGFDAEEVLSLVTPATRLVIINSPANPTGGVVPRAELDALAAGLEAHPHVAVLSDEIYSHLVYDDADFASLLAYPSLRDRVILLDGWSKTFAMTGWRLGYGVWPKALVPQIRKIITITHSCVANVAQIAGLAAVTGPREPVERFRRTFAERREAVVAGLNALPGVTCRAPGGAFYAFPNVTGTGLSSAELAERLLEEADIALIPGESFGANGRGYLRLSYAADMAQIEEALARMGEFLAVNGRSKEEAMPGTR from the coding sequence ATGACAGGCTTCGCGCTCAACCCCCGCGCCGTGGGCATCGAGGAGGAGGGCGCCTTCGCCGTCCTCGACCGGGCGCTGGCGCTCAAGGCCGCCGGGCGACCGATCATCAACCTGGGCATCGGCCAGCCGGATTTCGATCCGCCCGGGCATGTGCTGGAGGCCGCCGCAAAGGCCGCGCGCGAGGGACCGCACGGTTACACCTCGCCGGTCGGCATGCCGGCGCTGCGCGAGGCCGTGGCCGCCGACCTCACGGGCCGGTTCGGCGTCGGCGTGCATGCCGACGAGGTGGTGATCGTCCCGGGCGGCAAGGTCACGATCTTCCTCGCCGCCATGCTGTTCGGCGGCGAGGGCGCGGAGATCCTCTATCCCGATCCGGGCTTCCCGCCCTATCGCGAGGCCATCGCCTTCTCCGGCGCGAAGGCGGTGCCCTATCCGATCCGCGAGGACCGCGATTTCGGCTTCGACGCCGAAGAGGTGCTCTCGCTCGTCACGCCCGCCACCCGCCTCGTCATCATCAACAGCCCGGCCAACCCGACGGGCGGCGTGGTGCCGCGCGCCGAGCTCGACGCGCTCGCGGCGGGGCTGGAGGCGCATCCCCATGTCGCCGTCCTCTCCGACGAGATCTACAGCCATCTCGTCTATGACGATGCCGACTTCGCGAGCCTGCTCGCCTATCCTTCCTTACGCGACCGGGTCATCCTGCTCGACGGCTGGAGCAAGACCTTCGCCATGACGGGCTGGCGGCTCGGCTACGGCGTCTGGCCGAAGGCGCTCGTGCCGCAGATCCGCAAGATCATTACCATCACCCATTCCTGCGTGGCGAATGTCGCCCAGATCGCAGGGCTTGCCGCGGTCACCGGCCCGCGCGAGCCAGTCGAGCGGTTCCGGCGGACCTTCGCCGAACGCCGGGAGGCGGTCGTCGCCGGCCTTAACGCGCTGCCGGGCGTCACCTGCCGCGCTCCCGGCGGCGCCTTCTACGCCTTTCCGAACGTGACCGGCACGGGGCTCTCCAGCGCGGAGCTCGCCGAGCGGCTTCTGGAGGAGGCCGACATCGCGCTCATTCCCGGCGAGAGCTTCGGGGCGAACGGGCGCGGCTATCTGCGGCTGTCCTACGCCGCCGACATGGCACAGATCGAGGAGGCGCTCGCCCGCATGGGCGAGTTCCTGGCCGTCAATGGCAGATCGAAAGAAGAAGCCATGCCGGGCACCCGTTGA
- a CDS encoding helix-turn-helix transcriptional regulator: MRRERFTDPIELMRLAELAEKLGVSEWTIRRWVKAGHFPKPIELSEQTKAWRRRDVERWLHERSAEAMDA, encoded by the coding sequence ATGCGACGTGAACGTTTCACCGATCCAATAGAATTGATGCGGCTGGCTGAGCTGGCGGAAAAGCTCGGCGTGTCGGAGTGGACGATCCGGCGGTGGGTCAAGGCCGGCCATTTTCCCAAGCCGATTGAATTGAGCGAGCAAACGAAAGCTTGGCGTCGTCGTGACGTGGAGCGTTGGCTTCACGAACGCTCCGCCGAAGCGATGGACGCCTGA
- a CDS encoding GFA family protein: protein MRTGGCQCGAVRYEVSAEPLALYICHCLECRKQSASAFGMSLEIPRSGLRLVAGAPKVWTREADSGRKVRCVFCPDCGSRLWHEGDDPEAGFLTVKAGSLDDPVDVSEAIHIWTARKMPGLAIPPGARSFPGEPE, encoded by the coding sequence ATGAGGACGGGCGGGTGCCAGTGCGGGGCGGTGCGCTACGAGGTCTCCGCGGAGCCGCTCGCGCTCTATATCTGCCATTGCCTGGAATGCCGGAAGCAGTCGGCCTCCGCCTTCGGAATGTCGCTGGAGATCCCCCGTTCGGGCCTGCGGCTCGTCGCCGGCGCGCCGAAGGTCTGGACGCGCGAGGCCGATAGCGGTCGTAAGGTGAGATGCGTCTTCTGCCCCGATTGCGGGTCGCGATTGTGGCATGAGGGCGACGATCCGGAGGCTGGGTTCCTCACCGTCAAGGCGGGCTCGCTCGACGATCCTGTCGACGTCTCCGAGGCGATCCATATCTGGACCGCGCGCAAGATGCCCGGGCTGGCCATTCCTCCCGGCGCCCGAAGCTTCCCCGGCGAACCGGAATAG
- a CDS encoding PAS domain S-box protein translates to MASDRPPASLEALQDSEAPVWLWDGARARIVWANEAGLAALGVDTLFDLVDRTFDRTEPGVARILELTGRLRPGEASAEILSFPSTPLGEPVRAQCFGHTLSDGRDGVLVVGDTRKDTAAPPAPERLSQIADALPLALLTVGRDGEIVYANPQACELVPAALRATLADLAGDDRTADRLMARCASAGTVSEIRIAQTRFGPRELRFDLRRLGRGRGSASDFLLTLDDVTDRRGLERRLSANAERLADFVAAAADFTFELDGDLRLSEISAGIETATGLAPRALEGLDWATLATRYGLDPDGRIADALEAAEAWRAVVDWRAGKRVAPICLSAVPVIAAGGGLAGYRGIGARAAAAPEAEPAPEEGEAPRDATPAPDRDAADNATPAHNDNRLPASPPAAAPKAGTLSPEDAEIFAAIGRTLSSTQDIPPPEPGGHAEKASTAAESRMRETVSEPAMPAPGKAMAALLDAVPYPVLIHRDGALLAANSAAAAFFGTRPSGTLDEIAPGLPAGDAPWTPALPDGGAETVLPRRAAIVWDGAPAEMVVLVPGPQPAPETAAKTGWTAGDKALRAILETATDGIVMLDGEGRILSFNAGAQAIFGHDAANVIGEPFSQLLTAESRETLKGYLSALTGSGLASVFNDGREVTAVERQGGEIPLFLTIAPVEPDETGEAQLRFCAVMRDITQWKTTEAELRAAKEAAEQASAQKSEFLANISHELRTPLNAILGFSEVMKAERFGPIGNAKYKGYITDIHTSGEHLLSLINDLLDLSKVEAGKFELNFTAVDMPDMVEQCIHIMEDQAREGRVLVRTSRPKRLPAVVADQRSMRQIILNLLSNAIKFTEPGGQVIVSMEMTDQGEVKLRVKDTGIGMTGTELTQALEPFQRVGTTNREREVPGTGLGLPLTKALTEANRAAFSISSEPRRGTLVEITFPTTRVLAG, encoded by the coding sequence GTGGCAAGCGACCGACCCCCGGCAAGCCTGGAGGCGCTGCAGGACTCCGAGGCCCCTGTCTGGCTGTGGGACGGGGCTCGCGCGCGCATCGTCTGGGCCAATGAGGCGGGCCTCGCCGCCCTCGGCGTCGATACGCTGTTCGACCTCGTGGACCGCACCTTCGACCGGACCGAGCCCGGCGTCGCCCGCATTCTGGAACTGACAGGGCGGCTGAGGCCGGGCGAGGCGAGCGCGGAGATCCTGTCCTTCCCCTCCACCCCGCTCGGCGAGCCGGTCCGCGCGCAGTGCTTCGGCCATACGCTGAGCGACGGGCGGGACGGCGTCCTCGTGGTCGGCGACACCCGCAAGGATACCGCAGCGCCCCCGGCGCCGGAGCGGCTGTCGCAGATCGCCGACGCCCTGCCCCTGGCGCTCCTGACCGTCGGCCGCGACGGCGAGATCGTCTATGCCAATCCCCAGGCCTGCGAACTCGTTCCCGCGGCATTGCGCGCCACGCTCGCCGATCTGGCGGGCGACGACCGCACGGCGGATCGCCTGATGGCGCGCTGTGCCTCCGCAGGCACCGTGAGCGAGATCCGGATCGCGCAGACGCGCTTCGGGCCGCGCGAATTGCGCTTCGACCTGCGCCGCCTCGGCCGCGGACGGGGCAGCGCGAGCGACTTCCTGCTGACGCTGGACGACGTCACCGACCGGCGCGGCCTCGAGCGGCGGCTCAGCGCCAATGCGGAACGGCTGGCGGATTTCGTCGCCGCCGCCGCCGACTTCACCTTCGAGCTCGACGGCGACCTGCGGCTGTCGGAGATCTCCGCCGGCATCGAGACGGCGACCGGCCTCGCGCCGCGCGCGCTGGAAGGGCTCGACTGGGCCACGCTCGCCACGCGCTACGGGCTCGACCCCGACGGGCGCATCGCCGACGCGCTGGAGGCGGCCGAGGCCTGGCGGGCCGTCGTCGACTGGCGCGCCGGCAAACGCGTCGCGCCCATCTGCCTGAGCGCGGTTCCCGTTATCGCGGCGGGCGGCGGGCTCGCCGGATATCGCGGCATCGGTGCCCGGGCCGCAGCCGCGCCGGAGGCGGAACCGGCACCGGAGGAGGGCGAGGCGCCGCGGGACGCCACACCGGCACCGGACCGCGACGCCGCCGACAACGCCACCCCCGCCCATAACGACAACAGGCTGCCCGCGTCGCCGCCGGCGGCCGCTCCGAAGGCGGGCACGCTCAGCCCCGAGGATGCGGAGATCTTCGCCGCGATCGGCCGCACGCTTTCCAGTACGCAGGACATACCGCCCCCCGAACCCGGCGGGCATGCGGAGAAAGCGTCCACCGCCGCCGAAAGCCGCATGCGGGAGACCGTCTCCGAGCCCGCCATGCCGGCGCCCGGCAAGGCCATGGCGGCACTGCTGGACGCCGTCCCCTATCCGGTTCTCATCCATCGCGACGGCGCCCTTCTGGCGGCCAACAGCGCCGCCGCCGCCTTCTTCGGCACCCGCCCGTCCGGCACGCTCGACGAGATCGCGCCCGGATTGCCGGCGGGCGACGCCCCCTGGACGCCAGCCCTGCCGGACGGCGGGGCGGAGACCGTTCTGCCGCGCCGCGCAGCCATCGTCTGGGACGGTGCGCCGGCGGAGATGGTCGTGCTCGTGCCCGGGCCGCAGCCCGCCCCCGAAACGGCCGCGAAGACAGGCTGGACGGCAGGCGACAAGGCGCTCCGGGCCATTCTGGAGACCGCGACGGACGGCATCGTCATGCTCGACGGCGAGGGCCGCATATTGAGCTTCAACGCCGGCGCCCAGGCGATCTTCGGCCATGACGCCGCCAATGTGATCGGCGAGCCCTTCTCGCAACTTCTGACGGCGGAGAGCCGCGAGACGCTGAAGGGCTATCTCTCCGCGCTGACCGGCAGCGGGCTTGCCTCCGTCTTCAACGATGGCCGCGAAGTGACGGCCGTCGAGCGCCAGGGCGGGGAAATCCCGCTCTTCCTCACCATCGCGCCGGTCGAGCCGGACGAGACCGGCGAGGCGCAATTGCGCTTCTGCGCGGTGATGCGCGACATCACCCAGTGGAAGACGACGGAGGCGGAGCTGCGCGCGGCCAAGGAGGCGGCGGAGCAGGCGAGCGCGCAGAAATCGGAGTTCCTCGCCAATATCAGCCACGAGCTCAGAACGCCGCTCAATGCCATTCTGGGCTTCTCGGAGGTGATGAAGGCGGAACGCTTCGGCCCCATCGGGAATGCCAAGTACAAGGGCTACATCACCGACATCCACACGAGCGGCGAGCATCTGCTCAGCCTGATCAACGACCTGCTCGACCTCTCCAAGGTGGAGGCCGGCAAATTCGAGCTGAATTTCACCGCGGTGGACATGCCCGACATGGTGGAGCAGTGCATCCACATCATGGAGGACCAGGCGCGCGAGGGCCGCGTGCTCGTGCGCACCAGCCGGCCGAAGCGGCTGCCGGCCGTCGTCGCCGACCAGCGCAGCATGCGCCAGATCATTCTCAACCTCCTCTCCAACGCTATCAAGTTCACCGAGCCGGGCGGCCAGGTGATCGTCTCCATGGAGATGACGGACCAGGGCGAGGTGAAGCTCAGGGTCAAGGATACCGGCATCGGCATGACGGGCACCGAGCTGACCCAGGCGCTCGAGCCCTTCCAGCGTGTCGGCACCACCAACCGCGAGCGCGAGGTGCCGGGCACCGGCCTCGGCCTGCCGCTCACCAAGGCGCTCACCGAGGCCAACCGCGCCGCCTTCTCCATTTCCAGCGAGCCCAGGCGCGGCACGCTGGTGGAGATCACCTTCCCCACGACACGCGTTCTGGCGGGGTGA
- a CDS encoding tyrosine-type recombinase/integrase, translated as MIERVRIKKQRQKPNRKAFTDLWIERLKPPKDGQELYWDTGQKGLSLLVSPKGAKAFRSQFKLNGKWETRTIGRFGEVAIGDDKENANVAWAREQVRKDRALAKEGTDPRAERKRRSKKYEDVVDQFIELYAKPRQRTWHETERVLKSCTDWHKRQIDRITKRDAYDILDGFIADGHGPKARVTLSWLKTLWRWAYKRDLVTAPIMDAVTIDYQKTERDRFYSDDEIKTIWRAADKLDPVEGGYIKLLLLLAPRKKELAGMRWSELDNVDNPTLWTTPFERTKARKSATKRRVYLTPLPPLAQRVLKGLPKRNDDDDEANADLVFPSRAKGVPLWPGSPLKRKLVEHGVANDFTYHAIRHTVATWLENAGHSEWERGLVLNHASSGVTAGYSHGYPLELKRNLLTKWAKHVEGLVVAEGVSVLR; from the coding sequence ATGATCGAACGAGTCCGCATAAAGAAACAGCGACAAAAGCCCAATCGGAAGGCGTTCACCGATCTGTGGATCGAGCGATTGAAGCCTCCGAAGGATGGGCAGGAGCTCTATTGGGATACGGGTCAAAAGGGTCTGTCGTTGCTTGTCAGCCCGAAAGGCGCAAAGGCCTTCCGATCCCAGTTCAAGCTCAACGGCAAATGGGAGACGCGAACGATCGGCCGCTTCGGTGAGGTGGCTATCGGTGACGACAAAGAGAATGCCAATGTGGCCTGGGCACGGGAGCAGGTCCGCAAAGATCGGGCCTTGGCGAAAGAGGGAACCGATCCGCGGGCCGAGCGAAAGCGCAGGTCGAAGAAGTACGAGGATGTTGTCGATCAGTTCATCGAGCTCTATGCGAAGCCGCGTCAGCGGACATGGCATGAGACCGAGCGCGTCCTGAAAAGCTGCACGGACTGGCACAAGCGGCAGATCGACAGGATCACCAAAAGGGATGCGTACGATATACTCGACGGCTTCATTGCCGATGGGCATGGGCCGAAAGCCCGCGTGACCCTGTCATGGCTCAAGACCCTATGGCGATGGGCGTACAAGCGTGACCTCGTAACCGCCCCCATCATGGATGCGGTCACTATCGATTATCAGAAAACGGAGCGTGATCGCTTCTACAGCGACGACGAGATCAAGACGATCTGGAGGGCCGCCGACAAGCTCGATCCCGTTGAGGGCGGCTACATCAAGCTGCTGCTGCTGCTCGCGCCACGCAAGAAGGAGCTTGCCGGCATGCGTTGGTCCGAACTGGACAACGTCGACAATCCGACCTTATGGACCACACCGTTCGAACGGACCAAGGCGCGAAAGAGCGCAACCAAGCGCCGGGTCTACCTGACACCCCTGCCCCCATTGGCACAACGTGTCCTCAAAGGCTTGCCGAAACGTAACGACGATGACGATGAGGCCAACGCCGATCTGGTGTTCCCAAGTCGCGCGAAGGGCGTTCCCCTATGGCCAGGAAGCCCTCTCAAAAGGAAGCTTGTCGAGCATGGTGTCGCCAACGACTTCACCTACCACGCGATCCGACACACCGTTGCGACATGGCTCGAAAACGCAGGTCACTCCGAATGGGAACGCGGCCTCGTCCTCAATCATGCCAGCAGTGGCGTGACGGCAGGCTATTCCCATGGCTATCCGCTGGAGCTCAAACGGAACCTGCTGACCAAATGGGCCAAGCATGTGGAGGGGCTGGTGGTGGCCGAGGGCGTGAGCGTTTTGCGTTGA
- a CDS encoding SDR family oxidoreductase, with protein MSGRVSGKTALVTAAGHGIGRASALALAREGAHVFATDIDEAALAELAGEAADIETFPLDITSDEAVAAARERVGALDILFNCAGYVHHGTVLECEDKDWDFSFDVNVKSQYRTIRAFLPAMLETGGGSIINMASVASSVKGLPNRFVYGATKAAVIGLTKSVAIDFISQGIRCNAICPGTVDTPSLEGRMRALGNYEEARAAFIARQPMGRLATAEEIASLVVYLASDETVFMTGQAHIMDGGMAI; from the coding sequence ATGAGCGGACGGGTTTCCGGAAAGACGGCGCTGGTCACGGCGGCGGGCCACGGCATCGGACGGGCCTCGGCGCTGGCGCTGGCGCGCGAGGGCGCGCATGTGTTCGCCACCGATATCGACGAGGCGGCGCTGGCGGAGCTTGCCGGCGAGGCGGCGGATATCGAGACCTTTCCGCTCGACATCACCAGCGACGAGGCCGTGGCGGCCGCGCGCGAGCGCGTCGGCGCGCTCGACATCCTGTTCAACTGCGCCGGCTATGTGCATCACGGCACGGTGCTGGAGTGCGAGGACAAGGACTGGGATTTCTCCTTCGACGTCAATGTGAAAAGCCAGTACCGCACGATCCGCGCCTTCCTGCCGGCCATGCTGGAGACGGGCGGCGGCTCGATCATCAACATGGCCTCCGTCGCCTCCTCGGTGAAAGGCTTGCCGAACCGCTTCGTCTACGGCGCGACCAAGGCGGCCGTGATCGGGCTCACCAAGTCGGTGGCCATCGATTTCATCTCGCAAGGCATCCGCTGCAACGCCATCTGCCCCGGCACGGTCGACACGCCGTCGCTCGAGGGCCGCATGCGCGCGCTCGGCAATTACGAGGAGGCGCGGGCCGCCTTCATCGCCCGCCAGCCCATGGGGCGCCTCGCCACGGCCGAGGAGATCGCCTCCCTGGTCGTCTATCTGGCAAGCGACGAGACCGTCTTCATGACGGGCCAGGCCCATATCATGGACGGCGGCATGGCCATCTGA
- a CDS encoding class I SAM-dependent methyltransferase: MINRYGSLAAEVYRLDKPVGHSFGDVEFYRERLAGCRGPVLEPAVGTGRVLVPLLEAGYDVRGFDTSPEMLDLCRAECRERGLDADLSLQGFADFSCDAEVEAVIVPAGSFQLVTDADEARAILARFREALVPGGRLILDLDPLSDLAAPLAPARHWASGEDLLTLTVSPVETDFVRQTSVSHLRYEHWRAGRLVAAEIELFALRYWGVVEFELALREAGFTDIAISGNYRHGVAPEADARIVTFEACAGRAG; encoded by the coding sequence GTGATCAATCGCTACGGATCGCTCGCCGCGGAGGTCTACCGTCTCGACAAGCCGGTGGGCCACTCCTTCGGGGATGTCGAGTTCTATCGCGAGCGGCTCGCGGGATGCCGCGGGCCTGTTCTGGAGCCGGCGGTCGGCACCGGACGCGTGCTCGTGCCGCTCCTGGAGGCGGGATACGATGTACGCGGTTTCGATACCTCGCCGGAGATGCTGGATCTGTGCCGCGCGGAATGCCGCGAGCGTGGCCTCGACGCCGATCTGAGCCTGCAGGGCTTTGCGGACTTCTCGTGCGATGCGGAGGTCGAGGCCGTGATCGTGCCGGCCGGGTCGTTCCAGCTCGTGACCGATGCCGACGAGGCGCGCGCGATCCTCGCCCGGTTTCGCGAGGCGCTGGTGCCGGGCGGACGGCTGATCCTCGATCTCGATCCTCTGTCCGACCTTGCCGCGCCGCTGGCGCCCGCGCGCCACTGGGCGTCCGGCGAGGACCTCCTGACCCTGACAGTGTCGCCCGTGGAGACCGATTTCGTCCGCCAGACCTCCGTGTCCCATCTGCGCTACGAGCACTGGCGGGCCGGCCGGCTCGTCGCCGCCGAGATCGAGCTGTTCGCCCTGCGCTACTGGGGCGTGGTGGAATTCGAGCTCGCCCTGCGGGAGGCCGGGTTCACCGACATCGCGATCTCGGGCAATTACCGCCACGGCGTGGCGCCGGAGGCGGATGCGCGCATCGTCACCTTCGAGGCCTGCGCCGGTCGGGCCGGCTGA
- a CDS encoding phasin family protein, translated as MSDAGKAKAQTQAKASTTKDTAAKVADMPEEAKAVAEKSVEQARETLEKVNTAANENVKVFDETATALKDGTSEFQMKMVEMAQANLDAGFEHARKLMSAKDPKTAFELQEAFLRDRAQTMTRQMQELGTMSMQLAETVAKPMQDSVTKSFDEMRKTFTL; from the coding sequence ATGAGCGACGCAGGCAAGGCGAAGGCGCAGACCCAGGCGAAGGCTTCCACGACGAAGGACACCGCGGCCAAGGTCGCCGACATGCCGGAAGAGGCGAAGGCGGTGGCGGAGAAGTCCGTCGAGCAGGCCAGGGAAACGCTCGAGAAGGTCAACACGGCTGCGAACGAGAATGTGAAGGTCTTCGACGAGACCGCCACGGCGCTGAAGGACGGGACGTCGGAGTTCCAGATGAAGATGGTGGAGATGGCGCAGGCCAATCTCGATGCCGGCTTCGAGCATGCGCGCAAGCTCATGTCCGCGAAGGATCCCAAGACCGCCTTCGAGCTTCAGGAGGCGTTCCTGCGCGACCGGGCGCAGACCATGACGCGCCAGATGCAGGAGCTCGGCACCATGTCCATGCAGCTCGCCGAGACCGTGGCGAAGCCGATGCAGGACAGCGTCACGAAGTCCTTCGACGAGATGCGCAAGACCTTCACCCTGTAA